The sequence TAGGTGGAGCATGTGGGTACGGGTCAATGGTGGACGTGAAGCCGTACAGGGCGAGGGTTGGGGCGGTGAGCCCAGTGCTGTTCAAGAGTGGCGAGGGGTGCGGGGCGTGTTACAAAGTCAAGTGTCTCGACCAGAGCATCTGTTCAAGACGAGCCGTCACAATAATCGTGACGGACGAGTGCCCTGGTGGTTACTGCTCGAATGGGCGCACCCACTTCGACCTCAGCGGCGCCGCCTTTGGACGCATGGCTGTCGCCGGTGAAGGCGGTCTGCTCAGGAACCGAGGCGAGCTCTCTGTCCTTTACCGACGGTACGTTCTCATATGTCATGTTTACTGTGTGTTAGCTTCTTTGCTTTAACGGTCCTCTTTTGTCCCTTCCAATATTTTTTTGGAACCTTTTGTTTATTCGCtggttaattactaattttgtttatttccgttttgttttattttctttgatttagAAAACAGGCTAAAAGAGTTAATTTTTGAAACATTCTTTTCACTTTTTAATTAACTACTAAATCTGTTTTTTCAGTTATTTGCCGAACAACAGTTGTGATTTTTTGGGAAACAATGGTCTTTAACCAACTACCTAATGtcgttttcattcttttcttcctcGGGGTTTTTCTCATATAGCTTTTTCTCGAGTGAAGTTTTAATACCATCACTTCTTTTTCTGTATATTATACGCTAATATGCTTTGATGATTGTTTAATGAAGAAAGCTTTTACCCTAAGAAAAACTCAACCCAAACAGTTACACACACCACTCAGTTATTTTTACCCCTtcgtatttttttcttttgaattcatATACTTGACgaattgaaataataataatgtattttatttattttaacttCAGGACACCATGTAAATATCCTGGGAAGCAAATAGCCTTCCATGTAAATGAAGGTTCAACAAATTACTGGCTATCACTTCTAGTAGAGTTTGAGGATGGAGATGGAGACGTCGGATCGATGCATATAAGACCAGTacgttctctttctctttctttttttcttttacaatgCTGCATGCCTCTTGCAACTTTAGTTACTTTACATTAACATTTACATTTGCTAACAAGATACTTAAAAAAATGCCAAATCAACAAAAGTAGAGATAGTTTTTCTTGAAATATAAGAAAGCACTCGTGCAATTCCACGTTTTCACATAAAAAGCACTGTAAACGTGCCCAAAAGGGAATACGAAAGCAATAAAAGAAAGATACTCGTACATATAGTTAATATTTTAGTCATTAAGAGAATGACTTACATGATACAAAAATACTGTGATAATAAAAGTGTGCATTTGTCATGTAAGTTACTCTCCTAAACTCGATTACACAAATCCTATCTCGTACTTCAACCTGGACCAATTTTACGAAGCAGTACTTTAGCGTTAACTAAGTGATTAGAGAATTTTTAAGTTCACTAATTTTatctttaaaattttatttatatttttgtgtgttgGTGGGATGGTGCAGGCAAGTTCTAGTGAGTGGATCGCGATGAGTCATGTATGGGGAGCTAATTGGTGCATAAATGGGGGTCCTCTAAATGGACCATTCTCAGTGAAGATTACAACTCTCTCAACAGCAAAAACTCTCTCTGCCAGAGACGTCATTCCCAGTAATTGGTCTCCAAAAGCCACTTACACTTCTCGCCTAAATTTCCGCTTCTAGCTAGCTTATTTGACAAACAAGTCAAGATCTATATAATATAAGCACGTTTTTACAAAGCACTTTTTTAACTAAGCATTTATAGGCCAGAAAAAAGGTCTTGCCCCCATGACCCAAAAGTAGCCGTTGTCGCGgtggtctttttctttttttcttttaaagaaaaatggccgTTGGATTGCACTAGTTAATTACAATGGCATCCAAATgctctttctttattttcttttgagatATTATTTGCTGCTGTTCCAACTGGTTTTGTTTGTAGATGTGCACTAAGATATGTAGCCAGCCCTCTCCAAAAGGAGAGAGAGCGTGTGTTCTTGTTTTGTTAATGCTATATGTAAGGTTCTGTGACCCAATGtgtttttaatgaatttggaCAATTTGATTGCACTATAATTTCGCTTACAATTGgagatcttcgagcatataggACCTCAAGGGCCAAAGGTCTGCTGTCTCCAAATTAGTGTCTTCATCATGTCTCATTTCTAACTTTGTGACTCATGCGAGTGATATGCACAACAAAATTGATGTTACGGACAATCATTCATACAAATTTAGTTGCATCAACGATTAACAGACACTCACATGCACGATTGTAACTAGCTTAATAATCTAAACATAGATGTCAGAACCCGTAACTGCACTGCATATAATGCAAGAGGAAAAGAGAGATGTGGATCACATGACATGCATATATGGTCACCCACAGTCAATGTGTTTCAATTTTCAACTTTGAAACCTCTCACTACTCACAAGGCCTGTAATTTTTGTGGTGCAGAACAATAAAATTGTGAGTGACAAAAAGGGTCAAGGGATTCAAAGGGTTGTGGTCACCACCACACGTGGGACGGGGTCCCTTTGTAAAATGGTGGTGGTTCATTGATTGGCACATGACTTTCTCTCGTCACATGTGAAGTTCTGCTTGCTACATCCTTGATCCCTCAATATACCGGAATCTCTTTAACAGccaaactttgtttttttttttttttgggttccgTTATCTTAAACCATGGAAAATCTCAAAATCAGTAAGCAAAAACGAAAGAATTATAAAATTGTGGACATTATTTTTAtcaacaagaaaataaataaagatgGTTGGGACATCTACAAATTGAG is a genomic window of Malus domestica chromosome 09, GDT2T_hap1 containing:
- the LOC103441202 gene encoding expansin-B3-like, translating into MQLLHRGCGIVLVLNSLLLLVSCQVQQPGANTRWLPATATWYGSPEGDGSDGGACGYGSMVDVKPYRARVGAVSPVLFKSGEGCGACYKVKCLDQSICSRRAVTIIVTDECPGGYCSNGRTHFDLSGAAFGRMAVAGEGGLLRNRGELSVLYRRTPCKYPGKQIAFHVNEGSTNYWLSLLVEFEDGDGDVGSMHIRPASSSEWIAMSHVWGANWCINGGPLNGPFSVKITTLSTAKTLSARDVIPSNWSPKATYTSRLNFRF